Proteins found in one Chlamydia pneumoniae TW-183 genomic segment:
- a CDS encoding CPn0927/CPn0928 family alpha/beta hydrolase fold protein produces MSIAIAREQYAAILDMHPKPSIAMFSSEQARTSWEKRQAHPYLYRLLEIIWGVVKFLLGLIFFIPLGLFWVLQKICQNFILLGAGGWIFRPICRDSNLLRQAYAARLFSASFQDHVSSVRRVCLQYDEVFIDGLELRLPNAKPDRWMLISNGNSDCLEYRTVLQGEKDWIFRIAEESQSNILIFNYPGVMKSQGNITRNNVVKSYQACVRYLRDEPAGPQARQIVAYGYSLGASVQAEALSKEIADGSDSVRWFVVKDRGARSTGAVAKQFIGSLGVWLANLTHWNINSEKRSKDLHCPELFIYGKDSQGNLIGDGLFKKETCFAAPFLDPKNLEECSGKKIPVAQTGLRHDHILSDDVIKEVAGHIQRHFDN; encoded by the coding sequence ATGTCAATAGCTATTGCAAGGGAACAATACGCAGCTATATTGGATATGCATCCTAAACCTTCGATCGCCATGTTTTCTTCGGAGCAGGCGAGAACTTCTTGGGAGAAACGACAGGCTCATCCTTACCTTTATCGTCTTCTTGAGATCATATGGGGTGTTGTGAAATTTCTTCTCGGCTTAATCTTCTTTATTCCCTTGGGTCTTTTCTGGGTCCTTCAGAAGATATGTCAGAATTTTATTCTTCTTGGTGCAGGAGGGTGGATTTTTAGACCCATATGCAGGGACTCTAATTTATTGCGACAAGCTTACGCCGCGCGTCTTTTCTCCGCTTCATTCCAAGATCATGTCTCCTCTGTGCGAAGGGTTTGCTTACAGTATGACGAGGTCTTTATTGACGGATTGGAGTTACGTCTTCCCAATGCTAAGCCAGATCGATGGATGTTAATCTCCAATGGAAACTCCGATTGCTTAGAGTATAGGACAGTGCTGCAAGGGGAAAAGGACTGGATATTCCGTATTGCTGAAGAGTCTCAATCCAACATTTTAATCTTCAATTACCCAGGAGTCATGAAGAGCCAAGGGAATATAACAAGAAACAATGTAGTCAAATCTTATCAAGCATGCGTACGCTATCTTAGAGATGAACCCGCAGGACCTCAGGCGCGTCAAATCGTTGCTTATGGCTATTCTTTAGGAGCTAGTGTTCAAGCCGAAGCATTAAGTAAAGAGATCGCAGACGGAAGTGATAGCGTCCGTTGGTTTGTCGTTAAAGATCGAGGAGCTCGCTCTACAGGAGCCGTTGCTAAACAGTTTATTGGAAGTCTAGGAGTTTGGCTGGCGAATCTTACCCATTGGAATATTAATTCTGAAAAGAGAAGCAAGGACTTGCATTGCCCAGAACTCTTTATTTATGGCAAGGATTCCCAAGGTAATCTTATCGGGGATGGATTGTTCAAAAAAGAGACGTGCTTCGCAGCACCATTTTTAGATCCTAAAAACTTGGAAGAGTGTTCAGGGAAGAAAATCCCTGTAGCTCAGACCGGTCTAAGACACGATCATATCCTTTCCGATGATGTGATTAAAGAAGTTGCAGGTCATATTCAAAGACATTTCGATAATTAG
- the recJ gene encoding single-stranded-DNA-specific exonuclease RecJ encodes MTNSDNASAAGLLWAHPKEDPAFLGMIIKEFHLPPTVAQIFISRGFQTIQEIHKFLYSHLSSLYDPGLFLDMSKAVERLLLARDRKEHVMIYGDSDVDGMTGVALLVEFLRDIDVHVSYFFLGAILKQHGETSTLIAKLKEEGITLLITVDCGITAGKEVSDITRQGIDVIITDHHMPTGKIPHCVATLNPKLRDHTYPNRELTGVGVAFKLARGVLNALISRNLVPKSQGSLKKLLDLVTLGTITDVGVLLGENRVMVRYGIKEIARGARPGLNKLCALCGVEKSEVTSTDIVLKIAPKLNSLGRLDDPAKGVELLLTQDDERVDALIMELDNINRERQRIEAEVFQDVQEILNSNPEILKQAAIVLSSTAWHARVIPIISARLAKTYNKPVVIIAIQRGIGKGSARTIGSFPLLGVLKKCSSLLLSYGGHDFAAGVIMKEDKVEDFKKKFVHLVNSSLKKGDTLPHLEIDAYADFDAIDYDLLASMELFEPFGKGNLMPIFYSKVRQVRYPKVLPGNHLKLYLSQKERNLEGVAFGLGRHADALKASWHYPLEIAYTPRLSQTSGSGVIHLLVRDFRISSEPRFSD; translated from the coding sequence ATGACAAATTCAGATAATGCTTCTGCAGCAGGATTGCTCTGGGCTCATCCCAAGGAAGATCCTGCGTTTCTTGGAATGATTATCAAAGAATTTCACTTGCCTCCCACAGTGGCTCAGATTTTTATCTCAAGAGGATTCCAAACGATTCAGGAAATCCATAAGTTCTTATACAGCCATCTGTCGAGCCTTTATGATCCTGGACTCTTCCTAGATATGTCAAAGGCTGTAGAACGCCTGCTCCTGGCTAGAGATCGTAAAGAACACGTCATGATTTATGGAGATAGCGATGTCGATGGCATGACAGGCGTCGCTCTCCTGGTCGAATTTTTAAGAGATATTGATGTCCACGTTAGCTACTTCTTTCTTGGTGCGATACTCAAGCAACATGGAGAGACCTCCACACTCATTGCAAAGTTGAAAGAGGAAGGAATTACACTCCTCATCACCGTAGATTGCGGAATTACTGCAGGAAAAGAGGTGAGTGATATTACAAGACAAGGCATTGATGTGATCATTACAGATCACCACATGCCGACAGGAAAAATTCCCCACTGCGTAGCTACATTAAATCCTAAATTACGGGATCATACCTACCCGAATCGAGAACTCACAGGCGTAGGCGTTGCTTTTAAGCTCGCAAGAGGAGTACTGAACGCACTGATATCCAGAAATCTTGTCCCCAAGAGTCAAGGTAGCCTGAAAAAATTACTCGATTTAGTCACATTAGGAACCATCACGGATGTCGGTGTTTTGCTAGGGGAAAACCGTGTTATGGTGCGCTATGGGATTAAAGAAATTGCCAGAGGCGCGCGACCCGGATTGAATAAACTCTGCGCATTATGTGGAGTAGAAAAAAGCGAAGTCACTTCGACAGATATTGTCTTGAAGATCGCACCAAAACTCAATAGCTTGGGACGGTTGGACGACCCTGCAAAAGGTGTTGAACTTTTACTCACCCAAGATGATGAACGTGTAGATGCTCTAATTATGGAGCTAGATAATATAAATAGAGAAAGGCAAAGAATAGAAGCTGAGGTATTTCAAGATGTCCAAGAGATATTAAATAGTAATCCTGAGATTTTAAAGCAGGCTGCTATAGTTCTTTCATCCACGGCATGGCATGCTCGTGTCATCCCTATTATCTCAGCGCGTCTTGCTAAGACTTATAACAAACCTGTGGTAATCATCGCTATCCAACGAGGAATTGGAAAGGGATCAGCAAGAACTATAGGGTCATTTCCTCTACTCGGAGTCTTAAAGAAATGCTCCTCGCTCCTTTTATCTTACGGCGGACACGACTTTGCAGCAGGCGTGATTATGAAGGAAGATAAAGTCGAAGATTTTAAAAAAAAATTCGTTCATCTCGTGAACTCTTCTCTTAAAAAGGGTGACACACTTCCTCATCTCGAAATTGATGCTTATGCGGATTTTGATGCTATAGATTATGATCTCCTAGCTTCTATGGAACTATTCGAGCCTTTTGGGAAGGGGAATCTGATGCCTATCTTCTATTCAAAAGTGCGCCAGGTACGCTATCCAAAAGTATTGCCTGGAAACCATCTCAAACTCTACTTAAGCCAAAAAGAAAGAAATCTTGAGGGTGTCGCCTTCGGTCTGGGAAGACACGCTGATGCATTAAAAGCAAGTTGGCATTACCCTCTTGAGATTGCTTACACACCCCGCTTGTCCCAAACTTCTGGATCGGGAGTCATCCACCTGCTGGTCCGGGATTTCCGTATTTCCTCAGAACCTAGATTTTCAGACTAA
- a CDS encoding protein translocase subunit SecDF, with amino-acid sequence MKQKVKRNFAIIICVFALALYYVLPTCLYYAKPLDKKIDGNEAEHIIKSFTKQAQQVRKDVIPRVSAILSSLHLRGHIQQHPAIPDIVSVRFKRGEDAEDFIGNLVHGEPNVPIKSARLHVVGYSREHDDHVIQVASSINTSLVESDFSFVSYSSENEQEMASSILQRVYSACTFPKQKDCSCSYPSIWETAPKEQLLQYAKNLSSGFEVFSSRLSAFCQQSFSSNQDRLAFLSRLSSLSNDAAIDVEDQKLLKSVYETLSQTACIRSLDCPYIEGLRLDCSESSLFFSSIEYCPKERKIFLTLHSDLLAQRTSLSKEQRLDFDSRLAVEKQKLSKNLTVQVEDYNNGFSFQWMDKDTQGKIILQGERLLQGIAEHLTALTLHRPAAESCDLIPENFPVFCRQPRESEAFGCYIFSPNTDCKHFSKGSVYILLKGLRSIVAKYQQGGGKELQSFEKDLQNLYNCFSHTEAISWTLGEDQVLEIRHPLQQFLDVWGEGFVIGKEGCAFLEVKDIQDRLATVNQIEKNRQSDLVRWHEQYRHAKCSMDLQERLSAPIPYQNLFLENMKLNMRKFSRGENILRLGIDFVGGRQLLLSFKDHQGKQLTDKEDILKVSDELCARLNKLGVSEIELRREGDYIHLSVPGSSTISSSEILGTSKMSFHVVNERFSSYSASRYEVQRFLDYLWFTSQAQGKTSPEEINTFASALFNEEVDVPPSVHEAITKLKSEGLAFSPSGCETPSTDLDTTFSMIAIGKDAEQKANPLVIVFRNYALDGASLKDIRPEFAAGEGYVLNFSVKDTSPKKMAEKLSPTESFHTWTSAYCQEGISGTANGQYSANRGWRMAVVIDGYMVSSPILNVPLKNHASVSGKFTHREVSKLASDLKSGAMSFVPEVLSEETISSDLGKKQCTQGIISACCGLAMLIVLMSVYYRFGGVIASGAVLLNLLLIWAALQYLDAPLTLSGLAGIVLAMGMAVDANVLVFERIREEFLLSQSLKKSVEKGYTKAFGAIFDSNLTTVLASALLFFLDTGPIKGFALTLILGIFSSMFTALFMTKFFFMLWMNKTQHTQLHMMNKFVGIKHDFLRGCKKLWAVSGSVFLLGCVALGFGAWNSVLGMDFKGGYAFTFNPKEHGISDVAQMRGKVVHKLQEAGLSSRDFRIQTFGSSEKIKIYFSDKALSYTKADTSLSPKINDHELALAVGLLSETGLDFSTETLNETQNFWSKVSSKLSKKMRYQATIGLLGALAIILLYVSLRFEWQYAFSAVCALIHDLLATCAVLFIAHFFLKKIQIDLQAIGALMTVLGYSLNNTLIIFDRIREDRQANLFTPMHVLVNDALQKTFSRTVMTTATTLSVLLMLLFIGGSSVFNFAFIMTIGILLGTLSSLYIAPPLLLFMVRKENRSK; translated from the coding sequence ATGAAACAGAAGGTTAAGCGAAACTTCGCTATCATTATTTGCGTGTTTGCTTTGGCTTTGTATTACGTTTTGCCTACATGTTTATATTACGCCAAACCTCTGGATAAGAAAATAGATGGAAACGAAGCCGAACATATAATCAAATCTTTTACCAAGCAGGCCCAGCAAGTTCGTAAGGATGTCATTCCTCGCGTCTCAGCGATCCTTTCGTCCCTACATTTACGTGGGCACATACAACAACATCCTGCGATTCCAGATATTGTCAGTGTGCGTTTTAAAAGAGGTGAAGATGCAGAGGACTTTATCGGGAACCTCGTTCATGGAGAGCCTAACGTTCCCATAAAGTCTGCAAGACTCCATGTGGTTGGCTATAGTCGAGAACACGACGACCATGTAATACAAGTAGCAAGCTCTATAAATACTTCCTTAGTAGAAAGTGATTTTTCTTTTGTTTCCTATTCTTCCGAAAATGAACAGGAGATGGCCTCAAGTATTTTGCAACGAGTCTATTCTGCATGTACTTTTCCGAAACAAAAAGACTGTTCTTGTAGTTACCCCTCTATCTGGGAAACGGCACCTAAAGAACAATTGTTACAGTATGCCAAGAACCTTTCTTCAGGATTTGAGGTTTTTTCTTCGCGACTTTCAGCGTTTTGCCAACAGTCCTTTTCTTCCAACCAAGATAGACTTGCGTTTTTATCACGCCTGTCTTCGTTGTCAAACGACGCAGCAATCGATGTTGAAGATCAAAAGCTACTCAAGAGTGTATATGAAACTCTTTCTCAAACTGCATGCATTCGTAGTTTAGATTGCCCTTATATTGAAGGGCTTCGATTAGATTGTAGTGAGTCCTCATTATTTTTTAGTTCCATAGAGTATTGCCCTAAGGAACGTAAAATTTTCCTGACACTACATTCTGATTTGTTAGCACAGCGTACGTCTTTGTCTAAAGAACAACGCTTAGATTTTGACAGTCGTTTGGCTGTTGAAAAACAAAAGCTCTCTAAGAACTTAACTGTTCAAGTAGAAGATTATAACAACGGATTTTCCTTCCAATGGATGGATAAAGATACTCAGGGAAAGATTATTCTCCAGGGAGAGCGTTTGCTCCAAGGAATCGCAGAACATCTCACGGCATTAACTTTGCATAGGCCTGCAGCTGAATCTTGTGACCTGATTCCAGAAAATTTTCCTGTTTTCTGTCGTCAACCTAGAGAAAGCGAAGCTTTTGGCTGTTACATCTTTTCTCCCAATACAGATTGCAAACACTTTTCTAAAGGCTCCGTTTACATCTTATTGAAAGGACTCCGTTCTATCGTCGCGAAATATCAACAGGGAGGGGGTAAAGAACTCCAAAGTTTCGAAAAAGATCTACAAAATCTCTATAACTGTTTTTCTCATACAGAAGCGATTTCCTGGACTCTAGGAGAAGATCAAGTCTTAGAAATCCGGCACCCCTTGCAGCAATTTCTAGATGTATGGGGTGAGGGATTTGTCATAGGGAAAGAGGGCTGTGCCTTTTTAGAAGTTAAAGACATTCAAGATCGCCTTGCAACTGTAAACCAAATCGAGAAGAATCGTCAAAGCGATTTAGTGCGTTGGCATGAGCAATACCGACACGCAAAGTGTTCTATGGATCTTCAGGAACGTTTGAGTGCTCCGATTCCTTATCAAAATCTTTTCTTAGAAAATATGAAACTCAACATGAGAAAATTTTCTCGTGGGGAGAACATACTACGTCTTGGTATTGATTTTGTTGGTGGGCGTCAGCTGCTACTCTCTTTTAAAGATCATCAGGGAAAGCAGCTCACCGATAAGGAAGATATTCTTAAAGTTTCGGATGAGCTCTGTGCTCGATTAAATAAACTTGGAGTATCTGAAATCGAACTTCGCCGTGAGGGAGATTACATTCATCTCAGTGTGCCAGGATCTTCTACGATCTCCTCATCTGAGATCTTGGGGACCTCAAAAATGAGTTTCCATGTGGTGAATGAGAGGTTCTCTTCTTACAGCGCTTCCCGCTACGAAGTGCAAAGATTTTTAGACTATCTTTGGTTTACCTCTCAAGCTCAAGGAAAGACATCTCCCGAAGAAATCAATACCTTCGCTAGCGCCTTATTTAATGAGGAAGTCGATGTGCCTCCAAGTGTCCATGAGGCCATTACTAAGCTTAAAAGTGAGGGGTTGGCGTTCTCTCCTTCAGGATGCGAAACGCCTTCGACAGATTTAGATACGACGTTTTCTATGATTGCTATTGGAAAAGATGCAGAACAAAAAGCAAATCCTTTAGTCATTGTTTTTAGAAATTATGCGTTAGATGGAGCTTCCCTAAAAGACATTCGTCCAGAATTTGCTGCAGGGGAAGGTTATGTTTTAAATTTTTCAGTCAAAGATACAAGCCCTAAGAAAATGGCAGAGAAACTTTCTCCTACAGAGAGTTTCCACACATGGACTTCCGCATATTGTCAGGAGGGGATCAGCGGCACTGCTAATGGACAATATTCTGCAAACCGTGGATGGCGTATGGCTGTAGTGATTGACGGTTATATGGTCAGCAGCCCTATTTTAAACGTCCCATTGAAAAATCATGCCAGTGTCTCAGGGAAATTTACCCACCGTGAAGTGAGCAAACTCGCCTCAGATTTAAAATCTGGAGCGATGTCTTTTGTTCCCGAGGTTCTCAGTGAAGAGACGATCTCTTCTGATCTTGGGAAAAAACAATGTACACAAGGCATTATCTCAGCATGCTGTGGCTTGGCAATGCTTATTGTTTTGATGAGCGTATATTATAGATTTGGAGGCGTCATCGCTTCGGGAGCTGTTCTTCTGAATCTTTTGCTTATCTGGGCAGCTCTACAGTATTTGGATGCGCCACTCACCTTGTCAGGACTCGCTGGGATTGTTCTTGCTATGGGGATGGCCGTAGATGCAAATGTTCTTGTATTCGAAAGAATCCGAGAGGAATTTTTATTGTCTCAAAGTCTTAAAAAATCTGTAGAAAAAGGATATACCAAGGCTTTTGGAGCCATTTTTGATTCTAACTTGACTACAGTATTGGCCTCAGCACTTCTTTTCTTCCTAGATACAGGGCCTATTAAAGGGTTTGCTTTGACATTGATTTTAGGAATTTTCTCTTCAATGTTTACGGCTCTTTTCATGACTAAATTTTTCTTCATGCTGTGGATGAATAAGACCCAACATACACAGTTGCATATGATGAATAAGTTCGTGGGGATAAAGCATGATTTCTTGAGAGGATGCAAAAAACTTTGGGCTGTTTCTGGAAGTGTTTTTCTTTTAGGTTGCGTTGCTCTCGGGTTTGGAGCCTGGAATTCCGTTTTGGGAATGGATTTTAAAGGAGGGTATGCCTTTACCTTTAATCCAAAAGAGCATGGCATCAGCGATGTTGCTCAAATGCGTGGCAAAGTTGTGCATAAACTACAGGAAGCTGGTCTTTCTTCTAGAGACTTCCGTATTCAAACATTTGGATCTTCAGAAAAGATCAAAATCTATTTTAGTGATAAAGCTTTAAGCTATACTAAAGCAGATACGAGCCTCTCTCCTAAAATTAACGATCATGAGCTGGCGTTAGCTGTGGGATTGTTGTCAGAAACAGGCCTAGATTTCTCTACGGAAACTCTAAACGAAACGCAAAATTTTTGGTCAAAGGTAAGCAGCAAACTATCGAAGAAAATGCGTTATCAGGCGACCATCGGGCTTTTAGGAGCTTTGGCAATCATCTTGCTCTATGTGAGTTTGCGCTTTGAATGGCAATATGCTTTCAGTGCCGTATGCGCTTTAATTCATGACCTTTTGGCTACCTGTGCAGTCTTGTTTATAGCACATTTCTTTTTGAAGAAAATTCAAATAGATTTGCAAGCCATTGGTGCTTTAATGACTGTATTGGGGTATTCATTAAACAATACTTTGATCATTTTTGATCGTATTCGTGAAGATCGCCAAGCGAACCTGTTTACCCCTATGCATGTTTTAGTTAATGATGCCCTTCAAAAGACGTTCAGCCGCACGGTAATGACAACAGCTACAACTCTATCAGTTTTGTTAATGCTTTTGTTTATAGGCGGCTCCTCTGTCTTTAATTTTGCATTTATTATGACCATAGGGATTCTTCTAGGAACTTTATCGTCTCTTTATATTGCACCACCTCTGTTGTTGTTTATGGTCCGTAAAGAAAATCGCTCAAAATAA
- a CDS encoding phage holin family protein translates to MKFPRISISDLIPTQMVIWWRGGGNVHYVPNAQNLPKKILGGVLACFGLALLGCAAFAAGVCQTIFPCIGLMILGLVLLGFAYLQYSKGWSRFERPLFRETKVFEKPINWLGCLSLLQSWKKIRPGCYYHPGCPQVEICEGSQEIVTKIFQKKSDRNTSIFLIQEMDQIALRQGIEKSSLSRKTFAIDPSVVSSLLSEIQREEQQYLDPKVISWSSEDQASDRTHPKSAIYVNISDAAQEPQGRCYIDAYTKAFFTVLDQIGDPNIVKKHTIYVLTPILGVPDALPKEEQENLKLLSQAAFLYSAEQVAKRMREEKQDSIRIKFIFTDPTSPTSLYFSPHHSSTPHSVTPISLSGFVGEQESYTFA, encoded by the coding sequence ATGAAATTTCCTCGCATATCCATTTCAGATTTGATTCCCACTCAAATGGTCATTTGGTGGCGCGGAGGAGGCAATGTCCACTACGTCCCCAATGCACAAAACCTGCCGAAGAAAATACTGGGCGGTGTTTTAGCTTGTTTTGGTTTGGCGTTGTTAGGATGTGCTGCCTTCGCTGCTGGGGTATGTCAAACCATTTTCCCGTGCATAGGTCTTATGATTCTGGGATTGGTTCTTTTAGGGTTTGCGTACTTACAATACTCTAAGGGATGGTCACGATTCGAGCGTCCTCTATTTCGAGAAACTAAGGTCTTTGAAAAACCTATAAATTGGTTAGGATGCCTCTCTCTCTTGCAGTCTTGGAAAAAAATACGACCCGGATGCTACTATCATCCAGGCTGTCCCCAAGTAGAGATCTGCGAAGGCTCCCAGGAGATCGTTACTAAGATATTCCAGAAAAAATCCGATAGAAATACCAGTATCTTTCTGATCCAAGAAATGGATCAGATCGCATTAAGACAGGGGATCGAAAAAAGCTCCTTATCACGCAAAACTTTTGCTATAGATCCTTCTGTAGTGTCTTCGTTGCTCTCTGAAATCCAAAGAGAGGAACAGCAATATTTGGATCCTAAAGTCATTTCCTGGAGCTCAGAAGACCAAGCTAGTGACCGCACGCATCCTAAAAGCGCGATTTATGTAAATATTTCTGACGCAGCCCAGGAACCTCAGGGAAGATGTTATATCGATGCCTATACTAAAGCATTTTTTACTGTGTTAGATCAAATCGGCGATCCTAATATAGTGAAAAAACATACGATCTACGTACTCACTCCTATCCTTGGAGTTCCTGATGCACTCCCTAAAGAGGAACAGGAAAACCTAAAACTGCTCTCACAAGCCGCTTTCCTCTACTCTGCAGAGCAGGTGGCAAAACGAATGAGAGAAGAGAAACAAGATTCCATTCGGATAAAGTTTATTTTCACAGATCCCACAAGCCCAACCTCACTGTATTTTTCCCCTCATCACTCCTCAACCCCGCATAGTGTAACTCCTATTTCGCTTTCTGGTTTTGTTGGCGAACAAGAGAGCTATACTTTTGCCTAG
- a CDS encoding isoprenyl transferase gives MSLATNNAESKFPSLQRLPNHVAIIMDGNRRWYKKHREECGHTHTSGHYYGAKVLPNILNAVLDLGIKVLTLYTFSTENFGRPKEEIQEIFNIFYTQLDKQLPYLMENEICLRCIGDLSKLPKGIQTKINHVSRMTASFSRLELVLAVNYGGKDELVRAFKKLHVDILNKKISSDDLSESLISSYLDTSGLTDPDLLIRTGGEMRVSNFLLWQIAYTELYITDTLWPDFTPQDLFEAINVYQQRSRRGGK, from the coding sequence TTGTCTTTAGCTACCAACAACGCTGAATCCAAGTTCCCCTCTCTACAGCGCCTTCCCAACCATGTTGCTATCATTATGGACGGCAATCGCCGATGGTACAAAAAGCATAGGGAGGAGTGCGGCCACACACACACGTCAGGTCATTATTATGGCGCTAAAGTCCTTCCAAATATTTTAAATGCGGTTCTTGATTTAGGAATTAAAGTTCTTACTCTCTATACGTTTTCAACAGAAAATTTTGGGAGACCAAAAGAGGAAATTCAAGAAATATTTAATATTTTCTATACTCAGTTAGACAAGCAACTTCCTTATCTAATGGAAAATGAAATCTGCTTACGTTGTATAGGAGACCTTTCCAAGCTCCCTAAAGGCATCCAAACGAAAATCAACCATGTGAGTCGCATGACGGCATCGTTCTCGCGTTTAGAGCTCGTATTAGCTGTCAACTACGGTGGCAAAGATGAGTTAGTCCGTGCATTTAAAAAATTACATGTTGATATTCTAAATAAAAAAATATCTTCTGACGACCTTTCAGAATCTTTGATTAGCTCATACTTAGATACTTCAGGACTTACGGACCCCGACTTACTTATCCGTACAGGGGGTGAAATGCGTGTCAGTAATTTCTTATTGTGGCAAATAGCATATACAGAACTATATATCACGGATACCTTGTGGCCAGATTTTACGCCTCAAGATTTGTTTGAAGCGATTAACGTATACCAGCAAAGATCAAGACGAGGGGGGAAATAG
- a CDS encoding phosphatidate cytidylyltransferase, producing the protein MLNSNKFKSKTGAYGDLFQRVVVHSLVLTFLVLLLYSSLFPLTSFALGFITATCGAVGTYEYSSMAKAKMHYPLSTFSAIGSFLFLALSFLSIRWGHSLPGFFDALPWTLLIVWVVWSIFRVRKSTIGALQLSGVTLFSILYVGIPIRLFLHVLYSFIHTQEPYLGIWWASFLIATTKGADIFGYFFGKAFGNKKIAPQISPNKTVVGFVAGCLGATLISFIFFLQIPTRFASYFPMPAILIPLGLALGITGFFGDIIESIFKRDAHLKNSNKLKAVGGMLDTLDSLLLSTPIAYLFLLITQSKEFIG; encoded by the coding sequence GTGCTTAATTCAAATAAGTTTAAATCGAAGACCGGTGCATACGGTGATTTATTTCAGCGTGTTGTTGTTCATTCGTTAGTACTTACATTTTTGGTTCTTCTTCTCTATAGTTCCCTATTTCCCTTAACTTCTTTTGCTCTAGGGTTTATTACCGCGACTTGTGGCGCTGTAGGAACTTATGAGTACTCCTCAATGGCGAAAGCCAAGATGCACTATCCATTAAGCACGTTTAGTGCGATCGGATCTTTTTTATTTTTAGCATTAAGTTTTCTTTCCATTCGTTGGGGACACAGTCTCCCAGGATTCTTCGATGCTCTTCCTTGGACCTTGCTTATTGTTTGGGTCGTGTGGAGTATCTTTAGAGTTCGAAAATCTACAATCGGCGCTTTACAGCTATCAGGAGTCACTCTCTTTTCTATTTTGTATGTAGGGATTCCGATACGTTTATTCTTACATGTCCTTTATAGCTTTATTCATACCCAAGAACCCTATCTTGGAATTTGGTGGGCTTCTTTTCTTATTGCCACAACTAAAGGTGCGGATATCTTCGGTTATTTCTTCGGTAAAGCCTTTGGGAATAAGAAAATCGCCCCACAAATTAGCCCTAACAAAACTGTTGTAGGTTTTGTTGCAGGGTGTTTGGGAGCCACGCTCATTAGTTTTATTTTCTTTCTACAGATTCCCACGAGGTTTGCGAGTTACTTCCCGATGCCTGCGATTTTAATTCCTTTAGGTCTTGCTTTAGGAATCACAGGATTTTTTGGAGATATTATTGAATCCATATTTAAGCGTGATGCTCATTTGAAAAATAGCAACAAGCTCAAGGCTGTGGGTGGTATGCTGGATACCTTAGACTCACTGCTCCTGTCCACGCCGATTGCTTACTTATTTTTGCTCATAACCCAATCTAAAGAGTTTATTGGATGA
- the cmk gene encoding (d)CMP kinase, protein MIITIDGPSGTGKSTTAKALADHLHFNYCNTGKMYRTLAYARLQSPWATLPLTKFLEEPPFSFTFATGQPLESFFNGHLLTSELTTQEVANAASELSQLPEVRAFMQDLQRRYAQLGNCVFEGRDMGSKVFPNADLKIFLTSSPEVRAQRRLKDLPEGTLSPEQLQAELVKRDAADAQRAHDPLVIPENGIVIDSSDLTIRQVLEKILALLFRNEL, encoded by the coding sequence ATGATTATCACTATTGATGGGCCTTCAGGAACAGGAAAAAGCACAACAGCGAAAGCTTTAGCCGACCATCTTCATTTCAATTACTGTAATACAGGGAAGATGTATCGCACTTTAGCCTATGCTCGTTTACAATCTCCCTGGGCGACGCTTCCTTTAACTAAATTTTTAGAAGAGCCTCCTTTTTCTTTTACCTTTGCTACAGGCCAACCTTTAGAGTCGTTTTTTAATGGTCATCTTCTTACCTCTGAATTAACAACTCAAGAAGTTGCGAACGCAGCATCGGAGCTCTCTCAACTTCCAGAAGTTCGTGCATTCATGCAAGATTTGCAACGACGCTATGCTCAGCTTGGCAACTGTGTATTTGAAGGAAGGGATATGGGATCCAAAGTCTTTCCCAACGCAGATTTAAAAATTTTTCTAACTTCAAGTCCTGAAGTTCGTGCGCAACGGCGTTTAAAAGACCTTCCTGAAGGGACTCTTTCTCCTGAGCAATTGCAAGCAGAGCTTGTCAAACGTGATGCTGCAGATGCACAACGCGCTCACGATCCCCTAGTCATCCCTGAAAATGGAATTGTAATTGACTCTTCGGATTTGACAATAAGACAAGTTCTGGAGAAAATTTTAGCTTTACTATTTCGAAACGAGCTATGA